Proteins co-encoded in one Candidatus Stoquefichus sp. SB1 genomic window:
- a CDS encoding PLDc N-terminal domain-containing protein: MDTLIKYLPVLLPIIILELSLAIFSFIHVLRHPHYKFGNKIVWCIIVLFVQFIGPVVYFIFGRGED, encoded by the coding sequence ATGGATACACTTATAAAATATTTACCAGTATTATTACCTATTATTATTTTAGAATTATCATTAGCTATTTTCTCATTTATTCATGTCTTAAGACATCCACATTATAAATTTGGCAATAAGATTGTTTGGTGTATTATTGTTTTATTTGTTCAATTTATTGGACCAGTTGTTTATTTTATATTTGGTAGAGGTGAAGATTGA
- the treC gene encoding alpha,alpha-phosphotrehalase, translating into MSDFKNKVIYQIYPKSFCDTNHDGIGDIQGIIKKLDYLKELGIDMIWMCPIFASPQRDSGYDIKDYYQIDPIFGTMKDLDELIAEAKKRDISLMFDMVFNHTSTEHQWFQEALKGNEKYKNYYFFKKGKDGNLPTNWDSKFGGKAWKYVPEFDEYYLHLYDDKQADLNWKNEEVRNELIKIINFWLKKGIRGFRFDVINNIDKRVFADSPDGLGKQFYCDQPKVHDYLHEMNIHSYGNINDCITVGEMSATSVDNCIGYTNPNNHELDMVFSFHHLKVDYVNKEKWTSMPFDFQELKDLLNTWQVRMQQGNGWNALFWNCHDQPRSVSRFGDDKKYRKESAKMLATVMHMMRGTPYIYQGEEIGMTNHYFTDIKQYCDVESINAYHILKEQGIEEKQIHKILQEKSRDNARTPMQWDNSQYSGFSDTKPWLQVNNNYQDINVENDLKDPDSIFKYYQQLIQLRKTHKIISDGTYTPLLEDHPQIFAFQRNYNNEELIVLNNFYEKEVTIDIENISDYKVLISNYADHELSKGVTLRPYETIVLLK; encoded by the coding sequence ATGTCAGATTTTAAAAATAAAGTTATTTATCAAATATATCCTAAGTCATTTTGTGATACGAATCATGATGGAATCGGAGATATCCAAGGAATTATCAAAAAACTTGATTACTTAAAAGAACTTGGTATTGATATGATTTGGATGTGTCCAATCTTTGCATCACCACAAAGAGATAGTGGCTATGATATTAAAGATTATTATCAGATTGATCCTATATTTGGGACAATGAAAGATTTAGATGAGTTGATTGCTGAAGCTAAAAAAAGAGATATTTCCTTGATGTTTGATATGGTCTTTAATCATACTTCTACTGAACATCAATGGTTTCAGGAAGCTTTAAAAGGCAATGAAAAATATAAAAATTATTATTTCTTTAAAAAGGGAAAAGATGGAAATCTTCCAACAAACTGGGATTCTAAATTTGGTGGAAAAGCATGGAAATATGTTCCTGAATTTGATGAGTATTATCTTCATTTATATGATGATAAACAAGCTGATTTAAATTGGAAAAATGAAGAAGTCAGAAATGAATTGATTAAAATTATTAATTTTTGGTTAAAAAAAGGAATTCGTGGATTCCGTTTCGATGTTATTAATAATATTGATAAGCGTGTTTTTGCAGATAGTCCAGATGGTTTAGGAAAACAATTCTATTGTGACCAGCCTAAGGTTCATGATTATCTTCATGAAATGAATATACATTCATATGGAAATATTAATGATTGTATTACGGTCGGTGAAATGTCTGCAACTAGTGTAGATAACTGTATTGGCTATACAAATCCAAATAATCATGAATTAGATATGGTCTTTAGTTTTCATCATTTAAAAGTTGACTATGTCAATAAAGAAAAGTGGACATCAATGCCATTTGATTTTCAAGAATTAAAAGATTTATTAAATACTTGGCAAGTCAGAATGCAGCAGGGAAATGGCTGGAATGCTTTGTTTTGGAACTGCCATGATCAGCCACGTAGTGTTTCTCGTTTTGGTGATGATAAAAAATATCGTAAAGAATCAGCAAAAATGTTAGCAACTGTGATGCATATGATGCGAGGAACTCCATACATTTATCAAGGTGAAGAAATAGGAATGACCAATCACTATTTCACAGATATTAAGCAATATTGTGATGTTGAAAGCATTAATGCTTATCATATCTTAAAAGAACAAGGCATAGAAGAAAAACAAATTCATAAGATATTACAAGAAAAATCACGTGATAATGCACGTACGCCAATGCAGTGGGACAATAGTCAATATAGTGGTTTCTCTGATACTAAGCCATGGTTACAGGTCAATAATAATTATCAGGACATTAATGTTGAAAATGATTTAAAAGATCCAGATTCTATTTTTAAGTATTATCAGCAGTTAATTCAGTTAAGAAAAACACATAAGATTATCAGTGATGGAACATATACTCCCTTATTAGAAGACCATCCACAAATCTTTGCATTTCAAAGAAACTATAATAATGAAGAACTCATCGTTCTTAATAATTTCTATGAAAAAGAAGTCACAATTGATATAGAAAATATATCTGATTATAAAGTTCTTATTTCTAATTATGCAGACCATGAGTTATCTAAAGGTGTTACTTTAAGACCTTATGAAACAATCGTTTTATTAAAATAA
- the treP gene encoding PTS system trehalose-specific EIIBC component, with protein sequence MGKFSQDAQELLKQVGGKENIQAVSHCVTRMRFVLVDAKLANVQAIEKIPSAKGTFTQSGQFQVIIGNEVQEFYNDFIAVSGIEGVSKDQVKKSAQGQQTRLQKLMGDLGEIFAPIIPALICGGLILGFRNCIDAIQFFENGTKTLVEVSQFWSGVDSFLWLIGEAVFHFLPVGIVWSITKKMGTTQILGIVLGITLVSPQLLNAYSVASTAAGDIPTWNFGFAQVQMIGYQAQVIPAILAGFALVYFEKFFRKISPAAISMIIVPFCSLLLAVLVAHTILGPIGWVVGDWISSVVWAGLTSSLNWLFAGVFGLLYAPLVITGLHHMTNAIDTQLVSSFGGTILWPMIALSNIAQGSAVLAMIILQKKNERAQQISIPACISCYLGVTEPALFGVNLKYMFPFVCGMIGSSLAAIFSVATGTMAASIGVGGIPGILSILPQYMINFAIAMIIAITVPFVLTFIVGKKKLTLSDLNGEVDNDSIIDVENMTFVSPLQGTVIPLSEVEDKVFSEGLMGDGYAVELKSGEVVAPFDGEVMMTFPTKHAYGIKRSDGVEVLIHLGMDTVELNGEGFECLVKVGDKVKQGAIIARVDLDYVRKHGKSLVSPIIFTSGQHITLQDKKEVLSNQEILQIV encoded by the coding sequence ATGGGAAAGTTTAGTCAAGATGCACAAGAACTTTTAAAACAGGTTGGTGGTAAAGAAAACATTCAGGCTGTTTCACATTGTGTCACAAGAATGCGTTTTGTATTGGTTGATGCGAAGTTAGCAAATGTTCAGGCGATTGAAAAGATACCTTCAGCAAAAGGAACATTTACACAATCAGGACAATTTCAGGTGATTATTGGTAATGAAGTTCAAGAATTTTATAATGATTTTATTGCTGTGAGTGGAATTGAAGGTGTGAGTAAAGATCAAGTGAAAAAATCAGCCCAAGGGCAACAAACACGATTACAAAAATTAATGGGGGATTTAGGTGAAATATTTGCCCCAATTATTCCTGCTTTAATTTGTGGAGGTTTGATTTTAGGTTTTAGAAATTGTATTGATGCTATTCAGTTTTTTGAAAATGGAACTAAGACATTGGTTGAAGTTTCGCAGTTTTGGAGTGGGGTAGATAGTTTTTTATGGTTGATTGGTGAGGCGGTTTTTCATTTCTTGCCAGTTGGAATTGTTTGGTCAATAACTAAAAAAATGGGAACAACCCAAATTCTAGGAATTGTATTAGGAATTACGTTAGTTTCTCCACAGTTATTAAATGCCTATTCAGTTGCAAGTACAGCAGCAGGCGATATTCCAACATGGAACTTTGGATTTGCTCAGGTACAGATGATTGGCTATCAGGCGCAAGTTATTCCCGCTATCTTAGCAGGTTTTGCATTGGTTTATTTTGAGAAATTCTTTAGAAAGATATCTCCAGCTGCGATTAGTATGATTATTGTTCCATTTTGTTCATTATTATTAGCAGTATTAGTTGCACATACTATTTTAGGACCAATTGGTTGGGTTGTTGGTGATTGGATTTCTAGTGTTGTGTGGGCTGGTTTAACATCTTCATTGAATTGGTTATTTGCTGGCGTATTTGGTCTTTTATATGCACCACTTGTTATTACAGGATTGCATCATATGACAAATGCTATTGATACACAATTAGTGAGTTCATTTGGTGGGACTATTCTTTGGCCAATGATTGCTTTATCTAATATTGCTCAAGGTTCTGCTGTTTTGGCAATGATCATCTTACAAAAGAAAAATGAACGTGCACAACAAATTTCTATTCCTGCTTGTATTTCTTGTTATTTAGGAGTCACGGAACCAGCTTTATTTGGTGTGAATTTGAAATACATGTTTCCATTTGTATGTGGAATGATTGGTTCATCATTGGCAGCGATTTTCTCAGTAGCAACTGGAACAATGGCAGCTTCTATTGGAGTCGGTGGAATTCCAGGCATCCTATCTATTTTACCTCAGTATATGATAAATTTTGCAATTGCTATGATCATTGCAATAACTGTTCCATTTGTTTTGACTTTCATTGTTGGAAAGAAGAAGTTAACACTTTCTGATTTAAATGGTGAAGTTGATAATGATTCAATCATTGATGTTGAAAATATGACATTTGTATCACCATTACAAGGAACGGTTATTCCTTTATCAGAAGTAGAAGATAAAGTTTTTTCTGAAGGCTTAATGGGTGACGGATATGCTGTAGAATTAAAAAGTGGAGAAGTTGTTGCTCCATTTGATGGTGAAGTGATGATGACTTTTCCAACCAAACATGCCTATGGAATCAAACGCAGTGATGGTGTAGAAGTCCTTATTCATTTAGGAATGGATACAGTTGAGTTAAATGGTGAAGGTTTTGAATGTTTGGTAAAAGTAGGAGATAAAGTTAAGCAAGGAGCTATAATTGCAAGAGTTGATCTTGATTATGTACGAAAACATGGCAAGTCATTGGTTTCTCCAATTATCTTTACAAGTGGTCAACATATTACATTGCAGGATAAAAAAGAAGTTCTTTCCAATCAGGAAATTCTTCAAATTGTATAG
- a CDS encoding cold-shock protein, whose amino-acid sequence MNTGKVKWFNSEKGFGFITVDGGKDVFVHFSAIAGSGYKTLEEGQNVSFDIVEGDRGPQASNVTVL is encoded by the coding sequence ATGAATACAGGTAAAGTAAAATGGTTTAATTCTGAAAAAGGTTTTGGTTTCATCACAGTTGATGGTGGAAAAGATGTATTTGTACATTTTTCTGCAATTGCTGGAAGTGGATACAAAACATTAGAAGAAGGACAAAACGTAAGCTTCGACATCGTTGAAGGTGACAGAGGTCCTCAAGCATCTAACGTTACAGTATTATAA
- a CDS encoding ABC transporter ATP-binding protein, producing the protein MTILEINHIKKSFGQQEVLKDVHFSVKEHTIFGFIGQNGAGKTTTMKAILGLLKTDGGEITVCQKKVKYGNNQTNQYIGYLPDVPEFYNFMSPLEYLELCGQVTGMTKKDIQHKSQELIELVGLSSHAKKRISGFSRGMKQRLGIAQALLNDPQLLICDEPTSALDPIGRKDILDILQKVKDKTTIIFSTHILSDVERICDEIAILNNGTIAFQGSLEDVKAKHSVNTLSIQFYDYTDIEQFIQEFSDFHITQDEHQRIIINSKDIYDTEMKVFYYLYHNHIKAEKVIIEEPTLENLFMEVVK; encoded by the coding sequence ATGACAATTCTTGAAATAAATCACATTAAAAAAAGTTTTGGTCAACAAGAGGTTTTAAAAGATGTTCATTTTTCAGTTAAGGAACACACAATATTTGGTTTTATTGGACAAAATGGTGCTGGTAAAACAACGACAATGAAAGCCATTCTTGGTTTATTAAAAACAGATGGTGGTGAGATTACTGTATGTCAAAAAAAAGTAAAATACGGTAATAATCAAACCAATCAATATATTGGTTATTTACCTGATGTTCCAGAGTTTTATAACTTTATGTCACCATTAGAATATTTAGAACTTTGTGGTCAAGTCACAGGTATGACAAAAAAAGATATCCAACATAAATCTCAAGAATTAATTGAATTAGTCGGACTATCTTCACATGCTAAAAAACGTATATCGGGTTTTTCAAGAGGAATGAAACAGAGATTAGGTATTGCCCAGGCTTTGTTGAATGATCCTCAATTGTTAATTTGTGATGAGCCTACCTCAGCATTAGATCCCATTGGTAGAAAAGATATTTTAGATATTCTTCAAAAAGTAAAAGATAAAACAACAATAATCTTTTCAACGCATATTCTTTCAGATGTTGAAAGAATATGTGATGAAATTGCAATTTTGAATAATGGAACAATTGCGTTTCAAGGTTCTTTAGAAGATGTAAAAGCAAAGCATTCTGTAAATACTTTATCAATTCAATTCTATGATTATACTGATATTGAACAATTTATACAGGAATTTTCAGATTTCCATATTACTCAAGATGAACATCAACGTATCATTATCAATTCAAAAGACATCTATGATACAGAAATGAAAGTATTTTATTATCTATATCATAATCATATAAAAGCAGAAAAAGTTATTATCGAAGAACCAACTTTGGAGAATTTATTTATGGAGGTTGTCAAATGA
- a CDS encoding ABC transporter permease, which yields MKSFIAFSRKEFIEYLRTYKLFIVIMIFLLLGFLNPITAKYLPEIVSLVMPEGVMNIPTPTVFDSWAQFFKNVPQMGLIIFLVVFGGVMSNELSKGTLVNILSKGFPRQTIVLSKFISVSLIWTLCYYLSFGITYLYNLLFWNDTTVYNLFASVSFVWIFGLLMISFIILGNILTKNMTGGLLLAGLGYIISMIISIFETLSKYSPIYLMTENLALLTHSLSVTDFIPSLIVSIVIIVMNIILSISLFNKKQL from the coding sequence ATGAAATCTTTCATAGCATTTTCTAGAAAAGAATTTATAGAATACTTAAGAACATATAAACTTTTTATTGTAATTATGATATTTCTACTTTTAGGATTTTTAAATCCTATTACAGCCAAGTATCTTCCTGAAATCGTTTCTTTAGTTATGCCTGAAGGCGTTATGAATATTCCTACTCCTACTGTTTTTGATTCATGGGCACAATTTTTTAAAAACGTTCCACAAATGGGTCTTATTATTTTTCTCGTCGTATTTGGTGGAGTCATGTCAAATGAACTGAGTAAAGGGACATTAGTCAATATTCTTTCCAAAGGATTTCCTCGTCAAACAATTGTTTTATCAAAATTCATTTCAGTCAGCCTTATTTGGACATTGTGTTATTATTTGAGTTTTGGAATAACTTATCTCTATAATTTGTTATTTTGGAATGATACAACTGTTTATAATCTATTTGCATCTGTAAGTTTTGTTTGGATATTTGGCTTATTAATGATAAGTTTTATTATTTTAGGAAATATATTAACAAAAAATATGACTGGTGGACTTTTATTAGCTGGTCTTGGTTATATAATAAGTATGATCATTTCTATTTTTGAAACACTTTCTAAATATAGTCCCATTTATTTAATGACTGAGAATTTGGCTCTTTTAACACATTCTCTTTCTGTAACTGATTTTATTCCATCACTCATTGTATCAATTGTTATAATTGTTATGAATATCATTTTAAGTATAAGTCTTTTCAATAAAAAACAGTTATAG
- a CDS encoding cold-shock protein — protein sequence MNTGKVKWFNSDKGFGFITADGGKDIFVHFSSIVGSGFKSLEEGQNVSFDITQGDRGDQASNVTVL from the coding sequence ATGAATACAGGTAAAGTAAAATGGTTTAATTCTGATAAAGGTTTTGGTTTCATTACTGCTGATGGAGGGAAAGATATTTTCGTACATTTCTCATCAATCGTTGGTTCTGGATTCAAATCATTAGAAGAAGGACAAAATGTTAGCTTCGATATCACTCAAGGTGATAGAGGAGATCAAGCATCTAACGTAACAGTATTATAA
- a CDS encoding helix-turn-helix domain-containing protein: MNELNLGKNIVYYRRKNKLTQDQLAEYIGVSKSSVSKWENNFTFPDITLLPQLAALFNISVDELMGYSPQLTKERIESLYKNLAVEMGQNPMSAYEHSQQLIKQYYSCFEFLYYMSVLYVNHYMLFENKDDIANDALSLCKRIENESHQPSLIKDAISLELTILLVLQKPYDILDTLGETARPISQDSEMIAAAFQMLGNVEKANEIYQSNIYQHLLMTIQDSISLLNVNMDKREYCEEILNRVFQIMDIFHIEQLHFNISAVVYLNAAIFYTTYKNIEQALTMIEKYTHLLLTTDLHSLNLHGDDFFKDIDHWLNDLMLGTHAPRGPQLIKESVINALSHPALTKLQNEKRFQICLNQLKNIKED, translated from the coding sequence ATGAATGAACTAAACTTAGGTAAAAATATAGTTTATTACAGAAGAAAAAACAAATTAACACAAGATCAATTAGCAGAATATATTGGTGTTTCAAAGTCATCTGTCTCAAAATGGGAAAATAACTTTACTTTCCCCGATATTACTCTTTTGCCACAATTAGCAGCCTTGTTCAATATATCCGTTGATGAACTTATGGGATATTCACCACAACTTACTAAAGAACGAATTGAATCTTTATATAAGAATCTTGCTGTTGAAATGGGACAGAATCCAATGAGTGCATATGAGCATTCTCAACAACTCATAAAACAATATTATTCATGTTTTGAATTTTTATACTATATGAGTGTTCTTTATGTCAATCATTACATGCTTTTTGAAAATAAAGATGATATTGCCAATGATGCTCTTTCACTCTGTAAACGTATTGAAAATGAAAGTCATCAGCCATCTCTTATTAAAGATGCAATTTCATTAGAACTCACAATATTACTCGTTTTACAAAAACCTTATGATATCTTGGATACTTTAGGTGAAACTGCACGCCCTATATCTCAAGATTCCGAAATGATCGCTGCCGCTTTTCAAATGTTAGGAAATGTAGAAAAAGCAAATGAAATTTATCAAAGCAATATTTATCAACATCTTCTAATGACTATCCAGGATTCTATATCATTATTAAATGTGAATATGGATAAACGAGAATATTGTGAAGAAATATTAAATCGCGTTTTTCAAATCATGGATATATTTCATATTGAACAATTACATTTTAATATCTCTGCTGTTGTTTATTTAAATGCTGCTATATTTTATACAACTTACAAAAATATTGAACAAGCATTAACAATGATTGAAAAATATACACACTTACTTTTAACAACTGATCTTCATTCCTTAAATTTACATGGTGATGATTTTTTTAAAGACATTGATCATTGGTTAAATGATTTAATGCTTGGAACACATGCACCTAGAGGTCCTCAACTTATTAAAGAATCAGTTATCAATGCCTTAAGTCACCCAGCCTTAACAAAATTACAAAATGAAAAACGTTTTCAAATTTGTCTCAATCAATTAAAAAATATCAAGGAGGATTAA